The DNA sequence CAGGACACCTCGGCCAGCCAGCGGTTCGGAACGAGGCCGTTCTTGGCGAACTGCCCGGCGCGCGGTTTGGTGACCCGGGCCGGGACGACCTCGCCGTAGCCGAGCTGCAGGGCCTCGTAGCCGTTCACGGCGGCGGTGCGCACCTCGGTGACGGTGCAGGGGCCGACCTCGAGGACGGTGACCGGGACCACCCGGTCCTCGTCGAACACCTGGGTCATGCCCAGCTTTCGGCCCAGAAGCTCTCTAACCACGTGCCACCTCGCTTGCGCCCTAGAGTTTGATGTCCACGTCCACCCCGGCGGGGAGGTCGAGGCGCATCAGGGCGTCGGTGGTGTCGCCCGATGGGTTCAGTATGTCCAGCATCCGCTTGTGGATGCGCATCTCAAACTGCTCGCGCGATTTCTTGTCTATGAATGGCGAGCGGTTGACGGTGAAGCGGTGGATGCGCGTCGGCAGAGGCACCGGTCCGACCACGACGGCCCCGGTGGCACGCACGGTTTCGACGATGCGCGCCACCGAGCGGTCCA is a window from the bacterium genome containing:
- the rpsJ gene encoding 30S ribosomal protein S10 is translated as MAKSDKIRIRLRAYDHRLLDRSVARIVETVRATGAVVVGPVPLPTRIHRFTVNRSPFIDKKSREQFEMRIHKRMLDILNPSGDTTDALMRLDLPAGVDVDIKL